A genomic stretch from Nitrobacter winogradskyi Nb-255 includes:
- the pstS gene encoding phosphate ABC transporter substrate-binding protein PstS, giving the protein MNFFKAIAAAGLVAASASVFSVPVKAADVTGAGATFPFPVYSKWADAYKKETGHGVNYQSIGSGAGIKQILAKTVTFGATDAPLKADKLEKDGLAQWPMVMGAIVPVVNIEGVKPGELVLSGELLGDIYLGKVTKWDDPAIVKLNPSVKLPSASIAVVHRSDGAGTSFNFTNYLSKVNGEWKSKVGEGTAVEWPAGVGAKGNEGVSGNVGQTRNAIGYVEYAYAKQNKLTYTALINKAGKVVQPGVASFQAAAANADWASAPGYHVILTDQPGEASWPITAATFILMYREPSDKAASAEAIKFFKWAFEKGGVMAEELDYIPMPESVVKQIEKTWTSEIKS; this is encoded by the coding sequence ATGAATTTCTTCAAGGCCATCGCCGCCGCCGGCCTCGTCGCCGCCTCGGCGTCCGTCTTTTCGGTTCCGGTGAAGGCGGCCGATGTCACCGGTGCGGGAGCGACCTTTCCGTTTCCCGTCTACTCGAAATGGGCTGATGCCTATAAGAAGGAGACCGGTCACGGCGTAAATTATCAGTCGATCGGGTCGGGCGCCGGCATCAAGCAGATCCTTGCCAAGACGGTGACTTTCGGCGCGACCGACGCGCCGCTGAAGGCCGACAAGCTCGAGAAAGATGGTCTCGCGCAGTGGCCGATGGTGATGGGCGCGATCGTTCCCGTGGTGAATATCGAGGGCGTGAAGCCCGGCGAACTGGTTCTTTCGGGAGAACTGCTCGGCGATATCTACCTCGGCAAGGTCACGAAGTGGGACGATCCGGCGATCGTGAAGCTCAATCCGAGCGTCAAGCTGCCTTCGGCTTCGATCGCGGTGGTGCATCGTTCGGACGGTGCGGGAACCTCGTTCAATTTCACCAACTATCTGTCCAAGGTGAATGGAGAATGGAAGTCCAAGGTCGGTGAGGGCACCGCGGTCGAGTGGCCGGCCGGCGTCGGCGCCAAAGGCAATGAAGGCGTTTCCGGCAATGTCGGGCAGACCAGGAACGCGATCGGCTATGTCGAGTACGCCTATGCCAAACAGAACAAGCTGACCTACACCGCGCTCATCAACAAGGCCGGCAAGGTGGTGCAGCCGGGCGTGGCCTCTTTTCAGGCAGCGGCAGCCAATGCCGACTGGGCGAGCGCGCCAGGCTATCACGTGATCCTGACCGATCAGCCCGGCGAGGCCTCCTGGCCAATCACCGCGGCGACGTTCATCCTGATGTACAGGGAGCCTTCCGATAAAGCGGCGTCCGCCGAAGCGATCAAGTTCTTCAAGTGGGCTTTCGAGAAGGGCGGCGTGATGGCGGAGGAACTCGACTACATTCCGATGCCGGAATCTGTCGTGAAGCAGATTGAGAAAACCTGGACCTCCGAGATCAAAAGCTGA